In Synechococcus sp. KORDI-100, a single window of DNA contains:
- a CDS encoding glycosyltransferase, with the protein MPTPSQVIPIFIGYDPRERAATNVLIDSLYQFSSVPLAITPLVTPQLEKQGLYRRARDPKQSTAFSFTRFLVPHLMDYSGWAIFMDCDMLCRSDIKGLWDQRDEQYGAMCVQHEHTPDETVKFLGEVQSAYPKKNWSSLMLLNCSRCRTLTPDYVNTASGLELHRFHWLEGDHEIGAIKGGWNHLVDVQVAPDPESAPSLLHWTLGGPWFREQRTMGGPLAAEWFSARDDAMKLWD; encoded by the coding sequence GTGCCGACCCCAAGCCAGGTGATTCCGATCTTCATTGGGTACGACCCCAGAGAGCGGGCCGCCACGAATGTGCTGATCGACAGCCTCTATCAGTTCAGCAGTGTTCCGTTGGCAATCACTCCCCTGGTCACCCCGCAACTGGAGAAACAGGGGTTGTATCGCCGTGCCCGAGATCCAAAGCAGAGCACGGCCTTCTCCTTCACCAGGTTTCTCGTCCCCCATCTGATGGATTACAGCGGCTGGGCGATCTTCATGGACTGCGACATGCTCTGCCGCAGCGACATCAAGGGGCTTTGGGATCAGCGTGATGAGCAATACGGCGCGATGTGCGTCCAGCACGAGCACACACCGGATGAGACGGTGAAATTTCTGGGAGAGGTTCAGAGCGCTTACCCCAAAAAGAACTGGAGCTCGCTGATGTTGCTGAACTGCAGCCGCTGCAGAACGCTGACTCCTGACTACGTCAACACAGCCTCAGGCCTGGAGCTGCATCGTTTTCACTGGCTCGAGGGTGATCACGAGATCGGCGCCATCAAGGGGGGATGGAACCATCTGGTTGATGTGCAGGTTGCCCCCGACCCCGAGTCGGCCCCTTCATTGCTGCACTGGACACTGGGCGGTCCCTGGTTTCGCGAACAACGCACCATGGGTGGTCCGCTGGCAGCGGAATGGTTCAGCGCCCGGGACGATGCGATGAAGCTCTGGGACTGA
- a CDS encoding sulfotransferase family protein — MTSPDHHFKVFLLGVGAQKAGTSWLHEQLHNRHDSNFGFCKEYHILDALTLPQFAHFQPKNSPPWKWRTWRRKRFLQNSNRYFDYFCNLLQRPSNRLTGDITPSYGCLSADTLQWTREQFSERGVTTRVVFLMRDPVERILSQQRMKLRKRGELHPDAEQEQLRRTARTLQQRSSQRSDYLHTLQALSQAFSSDDLFIDLYERLFTESVYQRLCQHLMIDYEEPNWSRRINESRTTTNLPEEVLASIGQSQALVYNNVAQQFPHLSLERHWPLASEWCR, encoded by the coding sequence ATGACCTCGCCAGATCATCATTTCAAGGTTTTTCTTCTTGGCGTCGGAGCTCAAAAAGCAGGCACATCCTGGCTGCATGAGCAATTACACAATCGCCACGATTCTAATTTTGGCTTTTGCAAGGAATATCACATCCTGGATGCACTCACACTTCCTCAATTCGCCCATTTTCAACCCAAAAACAGTCCGCCCTGGAAGTGGAGAACCTGGAGAAGAAAGCGTTTCCTGCAGAACAGCAACCGCTACTTCGACTACTTCTGCAACTTGCTGCAACGTCCGTCGAACCGTCTCACCGGAGATATCACACCGTCCTATGGCTGTTTGTCAGCAGACACTCTGCAATGGACCCGCGAACAATTTTCAGAACGTGGTGTCACCACACGTGTTGTGTTTTTGATGCGCGATCCGGTGGAGCGGATCCTCTCCCAACAGCGCATGAAACTGCGTAAACGTGGTGAACTCCATCCGGATGCAGAACAAGAGCAGTTACGACGCACCGCTAGAACATTGCAACAACGTTCGAGTCAGCGCAGCGATTATCTCCACACGCTCCAGGCTCTGTCACAGGCCTTCAGCTCAGATGATCTATTCATTGATCTCTATGAACGATTGTTCACAGAGTCTGTATATCAACGGTTGTGCCAACACCTGATGATCGACTACGAGGAACCGAACTGGAGCCGACGCATCAATGAAAGCCGCACCACAACGAATCTTCCGGAGGAGGTTCTCGCCAGCATTGGGCAAAGCCAGGCACTAGTTTATAACAACGTCGCGCAACAGTTCCCCCATCTCAGCCTGGAAAGACACTGGCCCCTGGCCAGCGAATGGTGCCGCTAG
- a CDS encoding UvrD-helicase domain-containing protein, translating to MSFLAGLNDAQRRAVDHHEGPLLVVAGAGSGKTRALTHRIAHLIGAHGVDPAQVLAVTFTNKAAREMKERLELLLAQRLAQSQFGQPWSTLPPVEQRQLRSRIYREVTKELWIGTFHALFARMLRFDIDKFKDSEGLTWTRQFSIYDEADAQSLVKEIVTQELQLDPKRFEPKKVRWAISNAKNQGWLPDQLEANAEGQRGKLTAETYRRYRRALAANNALDFDDLLLLPVQLLQQNEQVCSYWHRRFRHVLVDEYQDTNRTQYELIKLLVTGGQDPQKVKDWGGRSVFVVGDADQSIYSFRAADFTILMGFQDDFGDREPDDSTRTMVKLEENYRSTATILEAANALIANNSERIDKVLRPTRGDGELISLTRCDDEIAEAEAVVHRLRMLEAAHPELSWGDMAVLYRTNAQSRAVEESLVRWGIPYVVVGGLRFYDRREIKDLLAYLRLLVNPADTVSLLRVINVPKRGIGKTTIQRLTDAANQLGIPLWDVVSDPEAVRSLGGRSAKGLLQFCELLNDLRQQVTEAAPSELIQQVMEKSGYVRELITEGTDEAEERRRNLQELVNAALQFQEENDEADLEGFLATAALSSDADNKDTAADRVTLMTLHSSKGLEFPVVCMVGLEQGLFPSYRSLDDPASLEEERRLCYVGITRAKERLFLSHASERRLWGGMREAAVPSVFLSELPEALVQGDLPQSGGASLRRERRLERLTRVDRDVTSSPPANAVRRRHAGPAPGRSWSVGDKVIHSSFGLGEITHTFGSGEKVSIAVKFTGMGPKILDPRLAPIEPVDEAS from the coding sequence ATGAGCTTCTTGGCCGGCCTCAACGATGCCCAGCGCAGGGCAGTGGATCACCATGAAGGCCCTTTACTGGTGGTGGCAGGTGCCGGCAGCGGCAAAACACGAGCCCTCACCCATCGCATTGCCCATCTGATCGGTGCCCATGGGGTGGATCCGGCACAGGTGCTGGCCGTGACATTCACCAACAAGGCGGCTAGGGAAATGAAGGAGCGCCTGGAGCTCCTGCTGGCCCAGCGCCTGGCGCAAAGCCAGTTCGGCCAGCCCTGGAGCACGCTGCCGCCCGTGGAACAGAGGCAGTTGCGGTCCCGCATCTACCGGGAGGTGACCAAAGAACTCTGGATCGGCACCTTCCATGCCTTGTTCGCACGGATGCTGCGATTTGACATTGACAAATTCAAGGACTCCGAAGGCCTCACCTGGACACGTCAGTTCTCGATCTACGACGAGGCGGATGCCCAGAGCCTCGTCAAAGAGATCGTCACCCAGGAGTTGCAGCTCGATCCCAAACGTTTCGAACCGAAGAAGGTTCGCTGGGCCATCAGCAATGCCAAGAATCAGGGCTGGTTGCCTGATCAGCTGGAGGCCAACGCCGAAGGTCAGCGCGGCAAGCTCACCGCTGAGACCTACCGGCGATATCGCAGGGCCCTGGCGGCCAATAACGCTCTGGATTTCGATGATCTGCTCCTCCTCCCTGTTCAGCTGCTGCAGCAGAACGAACAGGTGTGCAGTTACTGGCACCGACGCTTTCGGCACGTCCTGGTGGATGAATACCAGGACACGAACCGCACGCAGTACGAACTGATCAAGTTGCTGGTGACGGGCGGACAAGACCCCCAGAAGGTCAAGGACTGGGGTGGTCGCTCCGTGTTTGTGGTGGGCGATGCGGACCAGAGCATCTACAGCTTCCGTGCCGCTGATTTCACGATCCTGATGGGTTTTCAGGACGACTTCGGCGATCGAGAACCTGACGACTCGACGCGCACGATGGTGAAGCTCGAGGAGAACTACCGGTCCACCGCGACGATTCTCGAGGCTGCCAACGCTCTGATCGCCAATAACAGCGAGCGGATCGACAAAGTGCTGCGGCCGACCCGGGGGGACGGTGAGCTGATCAGCCTCACGCGTTGTGATGACGAGATTGCTGAGGCTGAAGCTGTGGTGCACCGGTTGCGCATGTTGGAAGCGGCTCACCCGGAGCTGAGCTGGGGAGATATGGCGGTTCTCTATCGCACCAATGCCCAGTCCCGGGCCGTTGAAGAGTCTCTGGTGCGCTGGGGGATTCCCTATGTAGTGGTCGGTGGACTGCGCTTCTATGACCGGCGCGAAATCAAGGACCTGCTGGCCTATCTGCGCCTACTAGTGAATCCGGCAGACACCGTCAGCCTTCTGCGTGTGATCAATGTGCCCAAGCGGGGCATCGGCAAGACAACCATCCAGCGGTTGACTGATGCGGCCAATCAACTGGGGATCCCGCTCTGGGATGTCGTCAGTGATCCCGAAGCGGTGCGTTCCCTGGGCGGTCGCTCCGCAAAAGGCCTGCTTCAGTTCTGCGAACTCCTCAACGATCTGAGGCAGCAGGTGACCGAAGCCGCTCCATCGGAACTGATCCAGCAGGTGATGGAAAAGAGTGGCTACGTCCGTGAACTGATCACGGAGGGAACCGATGAGGCGGAGGAGCGTCGGCGCAATCTGCAGGAGCTGGTGAATGCTGCTCTGCAGTTTCAGGAGGAGAACGACGAGGCGGATCTTGAGGGATTCCTCGCCACGGCTGCCCTGTCCAGTGATGCCGACAACAAGGACACAGCAGCCGATCGCGTCACGCTGATGACATTGCACAGCAGCAAGGGACTGGAATTTCCCGTCGTATGTATGGTGGGATTGGAGCAGGGTCTATTCCCCAGTTATCGCTCCCTTGATGACCCCGCTTCCCTGGAGGAGGAGAGACGGCTCTGTTACGTCGGGATCACCCGTGCCAAGGAACGCCTGTTCCTCTCCCATGCCAGTGAACGCCGGCTGTGGGGCGGCATGCGTGAGGCTGCCGTGCCGTCCGTGTTCCTGTCGGAACTGCCTGAGGCACTGGTGCAAGGTGATTTGCCCCAGAGCGGTGGAGCCTCCTTGCGACGGGAGCGGCGCTTGGAGCGTCTGACCCGCGTCGATCGGGATGTGACATCGTCCCCCCCCGCCAATGCTGTTCGACGGCGACATGCCGGACCTGCCCCAGGACGCAGCTGGAGTGTTGGCGACAAGGTGATTCACAGCAGCTTCGGCCTCGGCGAGATCACCCACACCTTCGGCAGTGGTGAGAAGGTGTCGATAGCCGTGAAGTTCACAGGGATGGGACCCAAGATTCTTGATCCCCGACTGGCACCGATCGAGCCGGTCGATGAGGCGTCCTGA
- the kdsB gene encoding 3-deoxy-manno-octulosonate cytidylyltransferase: MAIRKSLVAVPARLQSSRLPNKVLADIGGKPMIQRVLERCRQAADVEAVVLCTDSPQLQELARGWGVPVLMTSDQCRSGSERIASVAEDLMRLVWADQAPVPEQTAIINVQGDQPFIDPAVITAMVREFQSRDPVPAVVTPVYGLQPDTVHNPNVVKTLLAHDGRALYFSRSAIPHVRDVAPEDWHHHTTFWGHVGMYGFRGDVLAAWDQLPASPLEDLERLEQLRLLEAGHTIATFEVQGTSLSVDTSDQLEQARRIAAEL, translated from the coding sequence ATGGCCATCCGAAAAAGTCTGGTGGCGGTTCCGGCTCGCCTGCAGTCCTCCCGTCTTCCCAACAAAGTGCTGGCCGACATCGGTGGCAAGCCGATGATTCAACGGGTTCTGGAACGATGCCGGCAGGCAGCCGATGTTGAGGCTGTTGTGCTATGCACCGACAGCCCTCAGCTTCAGGAACTTGCCCGGGGCTGGGGCGTCCCGGTGCTGATGACCTCTGATCAGTGCCGTTCGGGCAGTGAACGCATCGCTTCCGTTGCGGAGGATCTGATGCGCCTCGTCTGGGCTGACCAGGCCCCGGTGCCCGAGCAGACGGCGATCATCAATGTTCAGGGTGATCAGCCGTTCATCGACCCAGCGGTGATCACAGCCATGGTGCGTGAGTTCCAAAGCAGGGATCCCGTCCCAGCTGTCGTGACGCCTGTTTACGGCCTCCAACCGGACACCGTGCACAACCCCAATGTGGTGAAAACACTGCTGGCCCATGACGGACGGGCTCTTTACTTCTCCCGCTCGGCGATTCCGCACGTGCGGGATGTGGCCCCGGAGGACTGGCATCACCACACCACCTTCTGGGGGCACGTCGGCATGTACGGCTTCCGCGGCGATGTGCTGGCCGCCTGGGATCAGCTCCCTGCATCCCCCCTCGAGGATCTCGAGCGACTTGAACAGCTGCGCTTGCTTGAGGCAGGGCACACCATTGCCACCTTTGAGGTTCAGGGCACATCCCTCTCCGTTGATACCTCCGACCAGCTCGAGCAGGCCAGGAGGATCGCTGCAGAGCTTTAG
- a CDS encoding SIS domain-containing protein, whose amino-acid sequence MARSSRIKPLSALTRCLQEEASAIAAAAQRLSSEQVEAALDLLERCADRKAKLVITGVGKSGIVARKIAATFSSIGLMALYLNPLDALHGDLGVVASEDVCLLLSNSGETSELLEVLPHLKRRGTGRIAIVGRAESSLALGSNVVLIAGVDREVCPLNLAPTASTAVAMAIGDALAAVWMERRGISPTDFALNHPAGSLGKQLTLTAADLMVPTSRLHPLQPHTPLPEVIGGLTRDGIGSGWVECPERPGALLGILTDGDLRRALQEHGTESWPELTAKDLMTADPITVEGDVLVVRALERMERNRRKPISVLPVVNAEQRMLGLLRLHDLVQAGLA is encoded by the coding sequence ATGGCTCGATCATCACGGATCAAGCCGTTGTCCGCTCTCACGCGCTGTCTGCAGGAGGAAGCATCCGCGATCGCAGCGGCAGCGCAACGCCTGAGCAGCGAACAGGTGGAGGCAGCCCTCGATCTGCTCGAACGGTGTGCAGACCGCAAGGCCAAGCTGGTGATCACAGGGGTTGGCAAAAGCGGAATCGTGGCTCGAAAAATCGCAGCCACGTTCTCGTCGATCGGATTGATGGCGCTGTATCTGAATCCCCTGGACGCTCTCCATGGGGATCTGGGTGTTGTGGCCTCTGAAGACGTCTGCCTGCTGCTCTCCAACAGTGGAGAGACATCGGAATTGCTCGAGGTGCTTCCCCACCTCAAACGCCGCGGAACAGGACGGATCGCCATCGTCGGCCGGGCCGAATCATCCCTGGCACTGGGCAGCAACGTGGTCCTGATCGCTGGGGTCGATCGCGAGGTGTGCCCGCTCAACCTGGCACCGACCGCGAGCACAGCCGTGGCCATGGCGATCGGTGACGCCCTCGCCGCGGTCTGGATGGAGCGCCGTGGGATTTCACCAACGGACTTCGCCCTCAATCATCCAGCGGGCTCCCTGGGAAAACAGCTCACGTTGACGGCAGCGGATCTGATGGTGCCGACCAGCAGGTTGCATCCTCTTCAGCCCCACACACCGCTGCCCGAGGTGATCGGCGGCTTGACCCGGGACGGAATCGGCAGCGGTTGGGTGGAATGCCCAGAACGCCCCGGCGCGTTGCTGGGCATCCTCACCGATGGCGATCTGCGGCGCGCCCTTCAGGAGCATGGGACCGAGTCCTGGCCTGAGCTCACCGCCAAGGATCTGATGACAGCCGATCCGATCACCGTGGAGGGGGATGTCCTGGTGGTGCGCGCCCTGGAGCGGATGGAGCGCAACCGCCGCAAACCGATCTCCGTGCTGCCGGTAGTCAACGCCGAACAACGCATGCTGGGCCTGCTGCGCCTCCATGACCTCGTTCAGGCTGGTTTGGCATGA
- a CDS encoding HAD family hydrolase, whose protein sequence is MRALRWLRLRGRLRRITLLVLDVDGVLTDGGLWFDADGRLTKRFDVRDGLGIRLLQQAGLEIAFLSGGQGGASESRARQLGVRHCLVGIRDKPTALGKLQQALNVTTAETAFVGDDLNDLAVRAQVGLLLAPADACRPVRWQADAVLNRPGGQGAIRELAERILQAREGWGTLASNGWRDRND, encoded by the coding sequence ATGAGAGCCCTGCGCTGGCTTCGGCTGCGGGGACGACTGCGCCGCATCACCTTGCTGGTGCTGGATGTGGATGGTGTTCTCACCGATGGGGGACTCTGGTTTGATGCCGATGGGCGACTGACCAAACGATTCGATGTCAGAGACGGACTGGGCATCCGGCTTCTGCAGCAGGCGGGTCTGGAGATTGCCTTTCTGAGCGGCGGCCAGGGTGGCGCCTCGGAGAGTCGGGCACGACAGCTCGGCGTCCGTCACTGCCTGGTGGGTATCCGTGACAAGCCGACTGCTCTCGGCAAGCTTCAGCAGGCCCTGAACGTCACAACCGCAGAAACGGCGTTCGTCGGGGATGACCTGAACGATCTGGCCGTGCGAGCACAGGTGGGCTTGCTGCTAGCTCCAGCGGACGCCTGCCGCCCTGTGCGATGGCAGGCCGATGCCGTCCTGAATCGGCCGGGGGGCCAGGGAGCGATCCGCGAGCTTGCTGAGCGGATCCTGCAGGCACGCGAAGGTTGGGGAACCCTGGCCAGCAACGGTTGGCGCGACCGCAACGACTAA
- the kdsA gene encoding 3-deoxy-8-phosphooctulonate synthase, which yields MAARLVQFGDITFANDQPFALLGGVNVLEDLEFALRCASHYKQVCERLGIPLVFKGSYDKANRSSIHSFRGPGLENGLRILQAVKDTHGIPVITDVHSPEEAVAAAHVADIIQLPAFLARQTDLVRAMAETGAVINIKKPQFLSPDQMRNIVDKFRECGNERLLICERGTNFGYDNLVVDMLGFGVMKRSCDGLPLIFDVTHALQCRDPGGAASGGRRSQVVDLARSGMAIGLAGLFLEAHPNPDKARCDGPSALPLELLEPFLQQVKAVDDAVKTLPALEIN from the coding sequence ATGGCAGCGCGTCTGGTCCAGTTCGGCGACATCACCTTCGCCAATGACCAGCCCTTCGCCCTGCTGGGTGGCGTGAATGTTCTGGAGGACCTCGAATTCGCCCTGCGCTGCGCCAGCCACTACAAGCAGGTGTGTGAACGCCTGGGAATACCACTGGTGTTCAAAGGGTCCTATGACAAGGCCAATCGCTCCTCGATTCATTCCTTCCGAGGCCCTGGCCTGGAGAATGGACTGCGGATCCTCCAAGCTGTCAAGGACACCCATGGGATCCCGGTGATCACCGACGTGCACAGCCCTGAGGAGGCGGTTGCCGCCGCCCACGTCGCCGACATCATCCAACTGCCGGCTTTCCTGGCCCGTCAGACCGACCTGGTCCGCGCCATGGCGGAAACCGGAGCAGTGATCAACATCAAGAAGCCGCAGTTCCTCAGCCCAGATCAGATGCGCAACATCGTGGACAAGTTCCGAGAGTGCGGCAACGAGCGGCTGCTGATCTGCGAACGCGGCACCAATTTCGGTTACGACAACCTGGTTGTGGACATGCTCGGCTTCGGGGTGATGAAAAGAAGCTGTGATGGCTTGCCACTCATCTTTGATGTCACCCATGCACTGCAATGTCGAGATCCAGGAGGTGCTGCCTCCGGAGGTCGGCGCTCCCAGGTCGTGGATCTGGCGCGTTCTGGTATGGCCATCGGCCTGGCTGGACTGTTCCTGGAAGCCCATCCGAATCCCGACAAAGCGCGTTGCGATGGGCCAAGTGCTCTGCCACTGGAGCTTCTCGAACCATTTCTGCAACAGGTGAAGGCTGTTGATGATGCTGTGAAAACGCTTCCGGCACTGGAGATCAACTAG
- the selD gene encoding selenide, water dikinase SelD — protein MPRWLDLAAGQSDRLSLSGMSSQGALLLAGGGHSHALLLKRWAMHPRTRPKRALILVNRSSTALYSGMVPGLIAGLYRRDEVEINLRHLCDRAGAAFISADIAGIDPSRRHLLLVNRPPLAYGLLSLNVGAISRPTAPGVPIKPLEPALAFLTRQDAEQGSPFRVIGAGPAGIEVVLALRRRWPQRPLELQTRPHQLGRDIQQAMAAAEIRLVSDEDPAKGPTLLCSGSDAPPWLSDCGLPVDDHGRVCTDACLNVVGHPEIFASGDCAVLVSDPRPASGVWAVRAAHPLARNLHAVCGDEAARPWRPQRSALQLIGDLSHNDQPRAWGRKGSWRLGSSSLLWQWKQRIDRRFMAGFQPKPSMQASMKRAAIDNDQQMVCRGCAAKLPAEPLIAALAEAGLATLGHSPADAAPIGGDPPMLQSVDGFPALVSDPWLNGRLTALHACSDLWASGARSTSAMAVITVPATDPTQQQQLLRQTLAGIHSALEQQGAALVGGHTLEARHSSPLPESLGVQVSLSVNGVAARVWSKQGMQAGDVLLLSRPLGTGVLFAAAMSGAADPRHLDAVLERMSESQHPLLDQLVELGEAVHACTDITGFGLLGHLGEMLAGSDLLLSLDATAIPAYDGVLELFARGFSSTLAPANRQALSMLDKTVSLAGQSSHGLRELLVDPQTCGPLLVSCSQAAATTLMTRGSWTPIGSAATAHG, from the coding sequence GTGCCGCGATGGCTGGACCTGGCAGCAGGCCAATCCGACCGGCTATCGCTCAGCGGCATGAGCAGCCAGGGAGCTCTGTTGCTGGCCGGAGGCGGTCACAGCCACGCACTGCTCCTGAAACGGTGGGCCATGCACCCACGAACCCGTCCGAAACGGGCCCTCATCCTGGTGAACCGCTCGAGCACTGCGCTCTACTCCGGCATGGTTCCGGGATTGATCGCCGGCCTGTATCGCCGCGACGAGGTCGAAATCAATCTCCGCCATCTTTGCGATCGTGCAGGGGCGGCCTTCATCAGCGCCGACATCGCCGGCATCGATCCAAGTCGCCGGCATCTGCTGCTGGTCAACCGACCACCGCTGGCCTACGGACTGCTGAGCCTCAATGTGGGTGCGATTTCACGGCCAACCGCTCCCGGTGTCCCCATCAAACCCCTGGAGCCGGCGCTGGCGTTCCTGACGCGGCAGGACGCCGAGCAAGGCAGCCCATTCCGCGTCATCGGCGCTGGACCCGCTGGCATCGAAGTGGTTCTGGCACTGCGCCGACGCTGGCCGCAACGCCCTCTGGAACTGCAGACCCGCCCGCATCAACTGGGTCGAGACATCCAGCAGGCGATGGCCGCAGCCGAGATCCGGCTGGTCAGCGACGAGGACCCTGCCAAGGGCCCGACACTTCTCTGCAGCGGCAGCGACGCTCCACCATGGCTGTCGGACTGCGGACTGCCCGTCGACGATCACGGACGGGTGTGCACGGATGCCTGCCTCAACGTTGTTGGCCATCCTGAAATCTTTGCCAGCGGTGACTGTGCGGTCTTGGTCAGTGACCCTCGACCCGCCTCAGGAGTCTGGGCAGTCCGGGCAGCCCACCCGCTCGCCCGCAATCTGCACGCCGTCTGCGGGGACGAAGCGGCGCGGCCATGGCGACCCCAGCGATCAGCACTCCAGCTGATCGGCGATCTCAGCCACAACGATCAACCCAGAGCCTGGGGTCGCAAGGGGAGCTGGCGTCTGGGATCCAGCTCCCTTCTCTGGCAATGGAAACAACGGATCGATCGGCGCTTCATGGCCGGTTTCCAGCCCAAACCATCCATGCAGGCATCGATGAAGCGAGCAGCCATCGACAACGATCAACAGATGGTCTGCCGTGGTTGTGCCGCCAAACTGCCAGCTGAACCTCTGATCGCTGCTCTTGCGGAGGCTGGGCTGGCAACGCTGGGGCACAGCCCCGCCGATGCCGCTCCGATTGGCGGGGATCCGCCAATGCTTCAGAGCGTCGACGGTTTCCCGGCCCTGGTCAGCGACCCCTGGCTGAATGGCCGACTGACGGCCCTGCATGCCTGTTCAGACCTGTGGGCCAGCGGTGCCCGCTCCACAAGCGCCATGGCCGTGATCACGGTGCCGGCCACCGACCCAACCCAGCAGCAGCAGCTGCTCCGGCAAACCCTGGCGGGGATCCACTCAGCCCTGGAACAGCAGGGTGCCGCTCTGGTTGGAGGCCACACCCTGGAAGCCCGCCACTCCTCTCCACTGCCGGAGAGTCTTGGAGTGCAGGTCAGCCTCAGCGTCAATGGCGTCGCGGCGAGAGTCTGGAGCAAACAGGGCATGCAGGCCGGCGACGTGCTGCTGCTCAGCCGCCCCCTCGGAACAGGCGTGCTCTTTGCAGCGGCCATGAGCGGAGCCGCTGACCCCCGTCACCTGGATGCGGTCCTTGAGAGGATGAGCGAAAGCCAGCATCCCCTGCTCGATCAACTCGTCGAGCTCGGAGAAGCTGTCCACGCCTGCACCGACATCACCGGCTTCGGACTGCTGGGACATCTCGGCGAAATGCTGGCTGGATCAGACCTGCTCCTGAGCTTGGATGCCACGGCAATACCGGCTTACGACGGCGTTCTGGAGCTGTTCGCCAGGGGCTTTTCCAGCACCCTGGCACCGGCCAATCGGCAGGCACTCTCGATGCTCGACAAGACGGTCTCCCTGGCAGGACAGAGCTCTCATGGTCTGCGGGAGCTGCTGGTGGATCCCCAAACCTGCGGACCGCTCCTTGTGAGCTGCAGCCAGGCCGCCGCCACGACACTCATGACCCGGGGATCCTGGACTCCGATCGGCAGTGCAGCAACCGCCCATGGCTGA
- a CDS encoding CCA tRNA nucleotidyltransferase, which produces MDHLAIDLPGVSSDLLEELREAALAAGSGRLAVVGGVVRDALLHQRQRTTWTGVTDLDIVVEGDAAAVASALKRRCGSKRLTRCLEHASFATVALTLDGFALDLATARAETYAAPAQNPVVRPGSLESDLVRRDFTINAMALDLFSGELIDRHDGQTHLAERQLVFLHPASVADDPTRLIRAARYGARLGFDFSADALDQAQSTLACWPWSWQPGDPADQSPPALSTRLRMELDRLLDHEPWQQGLDLLDRWGALSLIDPGLQRDPQRSRRLRWARRLGVPLLPALLTAADRPLETARRLQLSGVQLTWLEQLPCLGRWALSEAPPLDASPSEWTQALETGGWSPGTVALLISEQPDNWRPLLRWWGRWRHRRASLAARDLMAAGWVPGPALGAELQRLRMVELDQGR; this is translated from the coding sequence ATGGATCACCTGGCGATCGACCTGCCGGGTGTGTCATCCGACCTCCTGGAGGAGCTGCGTGAGGCGGCCCTCGCCGCCGGATCGGGGCGACTGGCCGTGGTGGGAGGCGTGGTTCGTGATGCTCTGCTGCATCAACGACAGCGCACCACCTGGACCGGCGTCACCGATCTGGATATCGTGGTGGAAGGGGATGCGGCCGCCGTGGCATCCGCGCTGAAGCGACGCTGCGGGTCCAAGCGACTGACGCGCTGCCTTGAACACGCCAGCTTCGCGACGGTGGCGTTGACGCTGGATGGCTTCGCGCTCGATCTGGCGACAGCCCGGGCGGAGACCTATGCAGCTCCCGCTCAGAACCCTGTGGTGCGGCCTGGATCCCTGGAATCCGATCTGGTGCGACGTGATTTCACGATCAATGCCATGGCCCTCGATCTGTTCTCAGGGGAACTGATCGATCGTCATGACGGCCAAACCCATCTGGCGGAACGCCAGTTGGTGTTTCTGCATCCGGCCAGCGTTGCGGATGACCCCACCCGTTTGATCCGTGCCGCCCGCTACGGGGCTCGGCTGGGCTTTGATTTCAGCGCGGACGCCCTGGATCAGGCGCAATCCACGCTCGCCTGCTGGCCCTGGTCATGGCAGCCAGGCGATCCAGCGGATCAGTCTCCCCCTGCACTCTCGACGCGGTTGCGGATGGAACTGGACCGCCTTTTGGACCATGAGCCCTGGCAACAGGGCCTCGATCTTCTCGATCGTTGGGGGGCCTTGTCCCTGATTGATCCGGGTCTGCAGCGCGACCCTCAGCGGTCCAGGCGTCTGCGCTGGGCCCGGCGTTTGGGCGTTCCGCTGCTGCCAGCGCTGCTGACGGCCGCTGATCGGCCGCTGGAAACGGCTCGGAGGTTGCAGCTGTCCGGGGTGCAGCTGACATGGCTTGAACAGCTTCCATGTCTTGGACGCTGGGCTCTCAGCGAAGCGCCGCCCCTGGACGCCTCGCCCTCTGAATGGACCCAGGCTCTGGAAACGGGCGGTTGGTCCCCAGGCACGGTGGCGTTGCTGATTTCGGAGCAACCGGACAACTGGCGACCCCTGCTGCGCTGGTGGGGGCGCTGGCGCCATCGCCGCGCCTCCCTGGCAGCGCGCGATCTGATGGCTGCCGGCTGGGTTCCCGGTCCCGCGCTTGGGGCCGAGCTCCAGCGTCTGCGCATGGTGGAGCTTGATCAGGGTCGATGA